Within the Pseudomonas fulva genome, the region CGTCTGGATCAGCATCTCGGCCCGCAAGGCTCGCTCTTCTTTGGCGCTAACTACGTCATTCCGGGCTTCTACACCCAGCAGGGCTACCAGCAGTATTTCGCTGTGCAGGGCTCGATGCTGGTCACCGATATCCTGCGTGACAACTGGGTGTTGGGGGAGGGCGCGGACCTTAGCGTGATGGATATGCGGCGCTTGATGGTCGAACTCGAGCAGTTGTATTTCCGTGATTACGCCAACTACTGGAGCGAAGCCCTGGGCCAGATTGGCCTGCTGGCGGCCAATGATTTCGCGGAGGGCGCTGAGCAGCTCGCCGGCCTTACCTCGGCCAACTCGCCGATTCTTCAGTTGCTGGTCGAGGTGAGGGAAAACACCCGCTTTCCTACCATCGCCGACGCAGCAGAGGGTGCTGCAGAGGCTGCAGGGCAGTTGGCGGAGCAGAACGGCAAACTTGGAAAGCTGGCCAATGCCGTTGCCGACAAAGCGTCCGACAGCGTGGCGAAAAATCTGCCAGATACGTCGAGAAAGTCGTTGCAGAGCCGTTTCGAGCCGTTGCATCGCTTGCTTGACGATAACAACGGGCCGACCGCTGACCTGAGTTCAGCAATGGCGGCGCTCAACGATCTGCAGATGCAGGTGGCCAGCTTGGCTCGTGCCAGCGCGCCAGAGCAGGCAGCGTTCGAAATGGCCAAGAATCGCATGGGAGGGCAGCGCGATGCGCTGAGCGCTCTGCGTAGCTCCGCCGGTCGCCTGCCGCGGCCCGTGGGAGGATGGTTCAACGTGCTGGCCGAAGACACCTGGCGGCTGGTGCTCAGCGATTCCTACCAATACCTGAACCAGCGTTATCAGAGCGAGCTGTATAGCTTCTACGGGAAGGCGATCCGCCAGCGCTATCCCTTCGACGCCCATAGCGCGAGTGATGTGGCAATCGCGGATTTCCGTGAGTTCTTCAAGGCTCAGGGGATCTTCGATCGCTTCTTCGACAGTTACATGCGCCCATTCGTCAATGGCGACTCGGGCAATTACCGCATGCGTAGCGTCGATGGCTACAGCCTGCCCATCTCCAGGACGTACCTCGACCAGATGGCGGCAGCGCAGACTATTCGCCAGAGCTTCTTTGCCGACAACCCTGCCGAACCTCAGGTGCAGTTCAAGCTCGAGCCTTACACGCTGGATTCGGCTGTCAGCCGCTCCGAATTCAAGCTCGGCGACAAGACCATGGAGTATCGCCATGGCCCGATCGTACCGATGGCGTTCAAATGGCCGACCGATGCCGAGGGCGGGCGTACCAGCCTGGTGCTCGACAGAATGGTCGGTCGACCTTTGGGTATCGAGAAGAACACAGGCCCCTGGTCACTGTTCAGGCTGTTCGATCTGATGGAAACCGAGTACCTCACGGGCCGCGATGTGCTGGTGCTCAAGGCCGATGTGGGCGGCATGCGCGCCAACTACCTGCTGACCAGCCAGCGTGCGCCGAATCCATTCGACATGAGTGCGCTGCGTAGCTTCCGTATGCCGGTGCAGCTCTGATGCTGGTGGCCAGCCCTTGGCGTAGCGCCGCGCGAACCGATACGGGAAAGGTTCGCGCGCGCAACGAAGATGCTTTTCTCGATTGCCCTCAAGATGGTTTGTGGGTGGTCGCCGATGGCATGGGCGGCTATCAGGGCGGCGACGTCGCCAGCCAGCTGATCGTCGCCAGCCTGGCGGCGCTCCCGGTCGAGCAGAGCTTCGACGAGCGACTCACGGCGATTCGCCAATGCCTGCACTGGCTCAATCGCCGCTTGTCCCAGGAGTTGACCATCGTCGCTGAACGCCCCGACAACATCATCGGCAGCACCGTGGTGGTGTTGCTGGTGGAGGGCAGCCGCGGCGCCTGTATCTGGGCCGGCGACAGTCGTTGCTACCTGTGGCGTGGCCAGCGGTTGTATCAGTTGTCCAAGGATCACTCGCTGCAACAGCAATTGATTGATGAGCAGCAGCTGAGCCTAGCCGAAGCTAGGATTCACCCGGCGGCTCACGCATTGACCCGAGCGGTTGGTGCGGCCGAGCACCTGACCCTCGATGTACTGGAGTTCGAGGTTCACCCAGGCGATGCCTATTTACTGTGCAGTGATGGGCTTTACAACGGTATAAGCGGTGACGAGCTGGGCAACGCGCTTAGCCTAGCGCTGCCCCATATCGCGCTGGAACGCTTGTTCGATGGTGCTCTGCGCGGTTCTGCCCGGGATAACCTGACGGCGGTGGTGATCCGCCAATGAACGAGCTGCTGCGCGTTGCCGACGAGCTACCGGTGCATGAAGAGCAGGATCGCGATCTGACGTATTTCGCTTTCGCCAAAGCAGCGCAGGCCCCGTCGTCTGCTAGTCGAGCCAGCCTGGCGGCAATGCCTGAAGTACTGGGCGGCCGGTATCGCATCGAGCGCTTGCTGGGTGCCGGAGGCATGGGCCTGGTTTACCGTGCTCGCGATCTGCTCACCGAGCAATTCGGCGACCCTGAGCCTTACATCGCATTGAAAATTCTCGGCGAAGAGTTTGCCGAGTCACCCGACGCGAGCGCTCTGTTGTATAGCGAGTTTGCGCTGGTGCGGCAGCTGCGCCACGACAATGTGCTACGCGCGCATACCTTCGAAGTGGACACGGACTGCCAGCGGGCCTTTTTCACCATGGAACTCATGCATGGTTTGACACTGGATAAGCTGCTCTGTGAACGGCCTCTGGGTATTGCCTGGCAAGAGCTGTGCACAATTGCGCTGCCGATGCTCGATGCATTGGCACACGCTCATGCACAAGGTGTACTGCACGGCGATATGAAACCGAGCAACGTCATGGTCAGTGAGGAGGGCATTCGCTTGTTCGACTTCGGCCTTGGGCAGGCAGACGAGCGCGTACTGCCTGGCTTGCCGCATGTGAGCCGCGAACGTTTCAATGCCTGGACCCCAGGCTACGCCGCGCCGGAGCTGCTGGACGGTGAGCCGCTGACGACCAGGGCCGATATTTACGGCGTCGCCTGTGTGATCTACGAGTTGGCGGGCGGTAAGCACCCGTTTCGCCGCCTACCTTCAAATCAGGCGCGTGATGCACAACTCGAAGGTGAGCTGCATGCTCCCATGCACCTGCCAAGGCGCTGCTGGCCGGCGCTCAAGACTGCACTGACCTTCGACCCTGCGCAGCGCACCATCACTGCCCAGGAACTGCGTGATGCATTGGACGCTCCGCCGTCCTGGCTGAAACGCCTGACAGGCCAGCACAACGGATGACAACCGAACAGGGAGTACACGATGTTCAATCCTTCTAACGAAACACACTTCAGCCTGAGCGTTAAGGAGTTTGCGGGCGACCTGCAGGTGTTGTCGTTCACGGGCACCGAGGGTGTCAGCCAGCCCTATCGTTTCGATCTGGAGTTGGTGAGTGAAAATCACGATCTGGATCTGGAGAGTTTGCTGCACAAGCAGGCTTTCCTGGCGTTCGACCCGCAGGGCAGCGGTATTCACGGCCAGATTTACCGCGTTGCCCAGGGCGACGCCGGTAAGCGGCTGAGCCGCTACACGGTGTCGATCGTTCCGCAGTTGCAGTACCTGCAGCACCGCACCAATCAGCGCATCTATCAGCAGATGTCGGCACCGGACATCATTGCGCAAGTGCTCGAAGAACATGGCATCAAGGCCAACGCCTACAACTTCCAGCTGAGTCAGCCATGCCCTGAGCGCGACTACTGCGTGCAGTACGACGAAAGCGACCTGCATTTCGTGCAGCGCCTGTGCGAGGAGGAGGGCATTCACTACCACTTCCAGCACAGTGCCGATGGCCACCTGCTGGTGTTCGGTGATGACCAGACCGTGTTCCCCAAACTGGGCCAGCCCACGGCTTATGTACAAGGCAGCGGCCTGGTGGCAGACGAGCCTGTTATCAAGGGCTTCAAATTGCGCCTGGAAACCCGCACCAGCCGCGTCACGCGCCGCGACTACGATTTCGAGAAGCCGAGGCTGCAGCTCGAAGCGGCCTACAAGCCCAGCGGCGAAAGCAGCGAGCCGGATCTTGAAGACTACGATTACCCCGGCCGTTACGTTGAGCGCACCCGTGGCAAGTTCCTCAGCCAACGGGCGCTGGAGAGGCACCGCGCGGACTATCAGCAGGCCGAGGGCTGGGGCGATCAGACCCGCCTGGTGAGTGGCCATTTCCTGGAGCTTTCCGAACACCCGCGCAGTGAATGGAACGACCTGTGGCTGCTGACCGAGATCTTCCACGAAGGCAAACAGCCGCAAGTGCTGGAAGAGTCCATCAGCAGCGACACGACCAATAACAAGGACGATTTCCACCAGGGCTACCGCAACCGTTTTCTCGCCACGCCTTGGGCGGTGATGTACCGACCCGCGCTGCTGCACCCCAAGCCGCGCGTGCTGGGTAGCCAGACGGCCGTGGTAACAGGGCCTGCCGGCGAAGAGATCCACTGCGACCAATATGGGCGCGTAAAGGTACAGTTCCACTGGGATCGAGAAGGCCAGGCGGATGACAAGACCAGTTGCTGGATGCGCGTTTCCAGCGGTTGGGCTGGGGATCGCTACGGCGGTATTGCCATTCCGCGCATCGGCATGGAAGTGCTTATCACCTTTCTCGAGGGTGACCCCGATCAGCCGCTGATCAGCGGCTGCCTGTACCACAAGGAAAACCAGGTTCCGTACCCGCTGCCGGCGAACAAGACCCGTACCGTATTCAAGACGCTCAGTTCCCTAGGCGGTGGCGGCTTCAATGAGCTGCGCATCGAAGACAAGAAAGGCGCTGAGCAGATCTTCATTCATGCCCAGAAAGACTGGGATGAAAACATCGAGCACGACCAGAAGATTCGCGTCGGCAACGAACGCCACGACACGGTTGAGAAGAACACCTACACCGAACTGAAGGCCGAGGAACACCGCACCACCCACGCCGACCGCAAGGTCGAGGTGCGCACCGATGACCATCTGACCGTCGCCCTGAACCAGCACGTGAAACTGGGCACTGCGCAGTTGACCAGTGCCGGTAGGGAGATCCACCTCAAGGCCGGCGAAAAGATCGTGATCGAGGCGGGCATGGAGCTCACCGTCAAGGCAGGCGGCAGCTTCATCAAGCTGGATCCGAGCGGCATCACCATGGTTGGCCCGACGGTCAGGGTGAATGCCGGAGGCTCGCCAGGCAGCGGTTCGGGTATCGGTATCAAGCCACCTGTATTGCCGGGGGCAGCGGATAAAGACAAGGCTGGCGGAGTGCCGGACGAGGTTGCCAGCAACTGTGTGGAAAAACCGCAGCCGGCGGTTTGTGAAGAGTGTTTGCGTCGCGCGCAAAGCAAAGCCCAAGTGCTAGTCGCACGTTGAGATTCAAGGAACGATGATGAAATCCCCAACCCACAGTTGGCTCACTCTGCTTGGCGAGCAGGCAGCAGAGGCTGGCCTGCAGCATGTCGATCTATTGGTCGATGCCAGCAACCTCCAATACCCGTTGCTTTCGCGCCTCGATGAAATCGAGCAGCCGCCGGAGAGGGCCATGCTTCTACAGGGCACTCCGGAAGAAGCCATCGCCGCGGATGGACCGATCCTGTTGCGCATAAGAGCCGAGCAGCTCAAACAGCGGTCCTGGCTCGACGAATTGCTCGCCAGCAAAAATGCCCATCAGCATCTTCTGGCGCTGCTCAGCCCGTGGCCGTTTGCCCAGCTTGCCAGTCACCTGAGCCACTGCACCCAGGCCGAATGGAACGACGGCCGAGGCAGTGGACTGCTGCGTTTCTATGACCCACGCATGCTGGTTCCCACCAGTGAAGCGCTGGATCCTCATCAGGCATGGTTTCACGCGCCGATCATTACCTGGCACTGGCAGGACCGTGATCGTATGCCTCGCAGCTTGGCGGGTAACCTCATGCGCCCGACCGAGGTGCCATCGCCACTTCCCACGTTGCGGCTGACAAGAGCCCAGGCGTCCGGCTTGCTCGCCTGGAGCGCTGCAGAAAACTATCGCCGTAGCTGGGGCGTGCAGCCGCAGGACTACGGCCTGGCGCTGCAGGAACTGTTGATGCGCCACCTGATGCACGGGCAGTTGGCGGCGAACCGAGAGGGCGTGTATGACCTCGACCAGCGCGACACCTTCATACGCGACTGGCTGGCCGAAAACTCGCCAATCGCGCCGCCTGTCCAAGAGGCCGAGGTGTGGGCGTGAGTCGCGGAGTTTTAGTGGCGGGCGCGGTATTGGTGGCGTTACTGCTAACCGGCTGTGTGTCCAAGGAGAGCGAGATGCTCGGGGCACCTGTCGAGGGCTATAACCACACCTCCGCTGCCATCAACCGATTTACCGTCAATGGTGCAGGCGGGCCTAATTTGGGGCCTTATAGCGGTGGCGGTGGACAGGTATGTTGTGGCTCGGTGCCGCGTTACTGGCGACCTGGATTGAGGGCCATTGTGGAGTGGGAGAAAGATCCTAATCCTCGGCCAGCTATCCCCCTAAAGCGCAATAAATATGGCTCTCTCGATCCGGATGATTACAAAAAACATGCGGCCAATTACACCAGTCATCGGATGGTAGTGGATATCCCTCAGTACCAAGAAGCTGGAACATTGAAGGTGCATTTTCTTCCCTGTGATCAAGTAAGAGTTTCGGCGGATAATGTTTTCTACGATACGCCCAGTTATCGCTATAACTTTCCACGCAAGATGGAGGATAAGGAATGTCCCAGAACCTGAAGTCACCGGCTGCGCGTAACTTGATACGCCGCTATCCATTTGCCTCTTTGCCGTTGGTGTTATTGCTGGTCAGTGGTTGTATGGCTAGGGAGTCCGAGATGCTCGGTGCACCTGTTGAGGGCTATAACCATACATCCGCGGCCATCAACAGATTCACCGTTAATGGCGCCGGTGGCCCAAATATCGGTCCGTATCAGGGAGGGGGGAAACAAGTTTGCTGTGGTTCGCTGCCACGTCATTGGCGGCCAGGGCTAAGAGCCGTTGTGGAGTGGGAGAAGGATCCTAACCCATTCCCAGCGGTGCCACTTAAACGCAATAAATACGGCTCTCTAGACCCCGATGATTATAAAAGGCATGCGGCCAACTACACTCATCACCGTGCAGTTGTAGAAATACATGAGTACGACAAACCTAGTCCCCTCATCGTGCACTTTCTTCCTTGCGACACCGTGCGCGTCGCCGCCACTCCTATAGTTCCAGGCCATCCTGGTTACCCCTACAATTTCCCACCCAAGATGGAGGATACGGAATGTCCAAAAGCCTGAAGTCACCGGCTGCGCGTAGCTTGATACGCCGCTATTCATCTGCTGTTTTGCCGCTGGCGTTATTGCTGGTCAGTGGTTGTATGGCCAGAGAGTCCGAGATGCTTGGTGCGCCTGTTGAGGGCTATAACCATACCTCTGCGGCCATCAACAGATTCACCGTCAATGGCGCAGGCGGGCCCAATTTAGGGCCTTATAGTGGCGGCGGCGGTCAGATTTGTTGTGGCTCGGTACCCCGTTACTGGCGACCTGGTTTGAGAGCTATTGTGGAGTGGGAGAAAGATCCCTCTCCCAGAGGGTACGGCAGTTGGCCAGAGCGGCCTTATTCTGAAGCTTGGAATAAACGCATGGATGAGCACCGCAGTCACTATACTCGTCACCGAATGGTCGTCGATATTCCTCAGTACCAAGTAGCCGGTACTTTAAAAGTGCATTTTCTGCCCTGCGATCAGGTCAGGGTCTCCGCAGATAATATCTTTTACGACACACCAGGTTACCCCT harbors:
- a CDS encoding DUF3304 domain-containing protein, whose amino-acid sequence is MLGAPVEGYNHTSAAINRFTVNGAGGPNLGPYSGGGGQVCCGSVPRYWRPGLRAIVEWEKDPNPRPAIPLKRNKYGSLDPDDYKKHAANYTSHRMVVDIPQYQEAGTLKVHFLPCDQVRVSADNVFYDTPSYRYNFPRKMEDKECPRT
- a CDS encoding PP2C family protein-serine/threonine phosphatase, translated to MLVASPWRSAARTDTGKVRARNEDAFLDCPQDGLWVVADGMGGYQGGDVASQLIVASLAALPVEQSFDERLTAIRQCLHWLNRRLSQELTIVAERPDNIIGSTVVVLLVEGSRGACIWAGDSRCYLWRGQRLYQLSKDHSLQQQLIDEQQLSLAEARIHPAAHALTRAVGAAEHLTLDVLEFEVHPGDAYLLCSDGLYNGISGDELGNALSLALPHIALERLFDGALRGSARDNLTAVVIRQ
- a CDS encoding serine/threonine-protein kinase, giving the protein MNELLRVADELPVHEEQDRDLTYFAFAKAAQAPSSASRASLAAMPEVLGGRYRIERLLGAGGMGLVYRARDLLTEQFGDPEPYIALKILGEEFAESPDASALLYSEFALVRQLRHDNVLRAHTFEVDTDCQRAFFTMELMHGLTLDKLLCERPLGIAWQELCTIALPMLDALAHAHAQGVLHGDMKPSNVMVSEEGIRLFDFGLGQADERVLPGLPHVSRERFNAWTPGYAAPELLDGEPLTTRADIYGVACVIYELAGGKHPFRRLPSNQARDAQLEGELHAPMHLPRRCWPALKTALTFDPAQRTITAQELRDALDAPPSWLKRLTGQHNG
- a CDS encoding DUF3304 domain-containing protein, yielding MARESEMLGAPVEGYNHTSAAINRFTVNGAGGPNIGPYQGGGKQVCCGSLPRHWRPGLRAVVEWEKDPNPFPAVPLKRNKYGSLDPDDYKRHAANYTHHRAVVEIHEYDKPSPLIVHFLPCDTVRVAATPIVPGHPGYPYNFPPKMEDTECPKA
- a CDS encoding DUF4123 domain-containing protein — its product is MKSPTHSWLTLLGEQAAEAGLQHVDLLVDASNLQYPLLSRLDEIEQPPERAMLLQGTPEEAIAADGPILLRIRAEQLKQRSWLDELLASKNAHQHLLALLSPWPFAQLASHLSHCTQAEWNDGRGSGLLRFYDPRMLVPTSEALDPHQAWFHAPIITWHWQDRDRMPRSLAGNLMRPTEVPSPLPTLRLTRAQASGLLAWSAAENYRRSWGVQPQDYGLALQELLMRHLMHGQLAANREGVYDLDQRDTFIRDWLAENSPIAPPVQEAEVWA
- the tssI gene encoding type VI secretion system tip protein TssI/VgrG, whose product is MFNPSNETHFSLSVKEFAGDLQVLSFTGTEGVSQPYRFDLELVSENHDLDLESLLHKQAFLAFDPQGSGIHGQIYRVAQGDAGKRLSRYTVSIVPQLQYLQHRTNQRIYQQMSAPDIIAQVLEEHGIKANAYNFQLSQPCPERDYCVQYDESDLHFVQRLCEEEGIHYHFQHSADGHLLVFGDDQTVFPKLGQPTAYVQGSGLVADEPVIKGFKLRLETRTSRVTRRDYDFEKPRLQLEAAYKPSGESSEPDLEDYDYPGRYVERTRGKFLSQRALERHRADYQQAEGWGDQTRLVSGHFLELSEHPRSEWNDLWLLTEIFHEGKQPQVLEESISSDTTNNKDDFHQGYRNRFLATPWAVMYRPALLHPKPRVLGSQTAVVTGPAGEEIHCDQYGRVKVQFHWDREGQADDKTSCWMRVSSGWAGDRYGGIAIPRIGMEVLITFLEGDPDQPLISGCLYHKENQVPYPLPANKTRTVFKTLSSLGGGGFNELRIEDKKGAEQIFIHAQKDWDENIEHDQKIRVGNERHDTVEKNTYTELKAEEHRTTHADRKVEVRTDDHLTVALNQHVKLGTAQLTSAGREIHLKAGEKIVIEAGMELTVKAGGSFIKLDPSGITMVGPTVRVNAGGSPGSGSGIGIKPPVLPGAADKDKAGGVPDEVASNCVEKPQPAVCEECLRRAQSKAQVLVAR
- a CDS encoding DUF3304 domain-containing protein; this translates as MSKSLKSPAARSLIRRYSSAVLPLALLLVSGCMARESEMLGAPVEGYNHTSAAINRFTVNGAGGPNLGPYSGGGGQICCGSVPRYWRPGLRAIVEWEKDPSPRGYGSWPERPYSEAWNKRMDEHRSHYTRHRMVVDIPQYQVAGTLKVHFLPCDQVRVSADNIFYDTPGYPYNFPRKMEDKECPKQ